TGGATCATTACAAGCCGGAGCGTTGACAACAACCTTCACAGCTTCGCAAGGTCTTTTGCTGATGATCCCAAATATGTATAAGATTGCAGGCGAGTTATTACCAAGCGTATTCCACGTCTCTGCACGTGCGATAGCCGCTCATGCCCTATCTATTTTCGGAGATCATCAGGACGTTATGGCTGTTCGTCAAACAGGATTTGCCATGTTGGCAACAGGATCAGTACAAGAAGTAATGGATTTGGCAGGTGTTACCCATTTAGCTACCATAAAATCAAGAGTACCTTTTGTTCATTTTTTTGACGGCTTCCGTACATCTCACGAAATTCAAAAAATTGAAGCTTTATCAAACGAAGATCTTGCTCAATTTATTGATCAGGATGCTTTAAGTGCTTTCCGCAAGCGTGCATTGAATCCAGAAAATCCTGTAACACGAGGCACAGCTCAAAACGGCGATATTTACTTTCAGGCAAGAGAAGCATGCAATCCTTTCTATGAAGCAGTTCCTGGTATTGTGGATGAGTACATGGAAAAACTAGCAAGCGTAACCGGACGCCGTTATCATTTATTTGATTATTATGGCGCAGCAGATGCTGATCGTGTAATCATCGCAATGGGTTCTGTAACCGAAGCAATCCGTGAAACTATTGACTATCTGACAGCACAAGGAGAAAAAGTTGGGTTAGTAGCTGTTCACTTATTCCGTCCGTTCTCCACCAAACATTTATTAGCTGCAATTCCTTCTACAGCTAAAAACATTGCAGTACTCGATCGCACAAAAGAACCAGGCTCAGTTGGCGAACCTCTTTACTTAGATGTAAAGGACGCATTCTACGGTACACCTAACGCTCCTGTTATTGTAGGAGGTCGCTATGGCTTATCTTCCAAAGATACAACTCCTGCACAGATTTTAGCTGTTTATGAAAATTTAAGCAGACAAGAACCCAAGGATGGTTTTACCATTGGTATTGTGGATGATGTAACGTTTACGTCGCTACCTAAAAAGGAAGAAATTGTATTTGAAAATGGTCCTTTCGAAGCAAAATTTTATGGACTGGGTGCTGACGGAACAGTTGGTGCAAATAAAAACTCAATTAAAATTATTGGCGAGAGCACAAACAAATATTGCCAAGCTTACTTTGAATACGATTCAAAAAAATCTGGAGGATTCACTTGTTCTCATTTACGATTTGGGGACAATCCTATTCGCTCTACCTACATGGTAAACACACCGGATTTCGTAGCTTGCCATGTTTCAGCTTACCTGCGTTTATACGATGTTTTACGTGGATTGAAAAAAGGAGGAACTTTCTTGCTTAATTCAATCTGGAATGCAGAAGAAACAAAAAAACATCTCCCAGATAGTGTAAAAGCCTATCTGGCAAAAAATAATATTACATTCTATATCATTGATGCTACTAAGATTGCTCAGGAGATTGGGTTAGGTAACCGTACCAATACGATTTTACAATCTGCATTTTTCAAAATTACTGGCGTTATTCCTTATGACATGGCAGTCGAACAAATGAAGAAATTCATTGTAAAAACCTATGGCAAAAAAGGAGAAAAAGTAATCAATATGAACTATGCCGCAGTAGATCGTGGAAGTGAAGTTACCAAAATTGAAGTTCCTACAGAATGGGCTGCACTCGAAGGAACATTCACATTGCCAACACTCGATGCTCCTGCTTTCATCAACAATATTGTTCGTCCAATCAACGCCCAAATAGGGAACGATCTTCCTGTTTCTGCTTTCGTCGGTCGTGAAGATGGGACGTGGGATATGGGAACTTCCGCATACGAAAAACGTGGCGTTGCAACACATGTACCAATCTGGAAATCTGAAAATTGCATTCAATGTAATCAATGTGCGTATGTTTGTCCTCACGCTGTAATTCGTCCATTTGTTTTGGATACCGAAGAGCAGGCAAAAGCACCTCAATTTGCTACGCTAAAAGCAAACGGAAAGCAATTCGAAAATATGCAGTTCCGTATTCAAGTTGACGTACTTGACTGTACTGGCTGTGGAAACTGTGCTGATGTTTGTCCTGGAAACAAAAACGGTAAAGCCCTCGAAATGGTTCCATTGGAAGGCCAATTACACGAACAAGCTAACTGGACATTCTTACGCAATGAAGTAAAATCCAAAGCATCTCTTGTTGACATTAAGATGAATGTCAAAAACTCACAATTTGCGACTCCTCTCTTTGAATTCTCAGGAGCATGTGCTGGTTGTGGAGAAACCCCTTATGTAAAATTAGTTTCTCAACTCTTTGGATCACGGCAGATGATTGCAAACGCAACTGGCTGTTCATCCATTTATTCAGGATCAGCTCCATCAACGCCTTACACAACTGATGAAAATGGACACGGACCCGTTTGGGCCAACTCATTGTTTGAAGACAACGCAGAATATGGAATGGGAATGGCAATCGCAACACGCAAAATCCGTGAACGCTTAATTGAATTAATGAAAGAAGTGCCTTCCTGCACAAATTGCTCAGAAGAATTTAAAGCCTTGAGTCAGGAATGGCTGGCAAAATATAATGACGCTGATGCAACAATATTATTAACAGCAAAAATATTACCCTTACTCGAACAATGTGATTGCGAAATCTGCAAAACCATTCTTACATTAAAACAATATCTGATCAAAAAATCACAATGGATTATTGGTGGTGACGGATGGGCATATGACATCGGGTATGGAGGATTAGATCATGTTATTGCAAGTGGCGAAAATGTTAATATTCTGGTTCTTGATACTGAAGTATATTCGAATACAGGAGGACAATCCTCAAAATCTACTCCAGTGGGAGCAGTTGCTAAATTTGCAGCATCAGGCAAACGTATCCGCAAAAAAGATCTTGGATTAATGGCGACTACTTATGGTTATGTCTATGTTGCACAAATAGCCATGGGCGCGAATGAAGCACAAACATTAAAAGCTATTCGCGAAGCAGAAGCGTACGATGGGCCTTCACTGATTATTGCATATTCACCGTGTATTAGTCATGGATTAGCAAGTGGTATGGGCAAAACACAACAAGAAGAAGAAAATGCTGTAGCTTGTGGATACTGGCACCTATGGCGCTATAATCCTGCATTAGCAGAAGAAGGTAAGAATCCGTTTACTCTTGATTCTAAAGAACCTAATTGGGATAATTTCCAAGCATTCCTGCAAGGTGAAGTTCGTTACACATCACTTATGAAACAATTCCCAACTGAAGCAGTAGAATTGTTTAAAGCAGCAGAAGTCAATGCAAAATGGCGTTACAATTCTTACAAACGCCTTGCTGCAGAAGTATACGTTACTGAATAGGAAACTCTCTTTAATTGAAACCAATAATAAACCCGCGTATAGTGATATAGGCGGGTTTATCGTTTTAAAAAGTAATGGAAATATTATTAGGCAATCGTTGTTTTGGAAAAAGGAGGTAAGTCAATATCACAAAACTGCTTATTCAAATATTTATAATATCCTGTTATTGCAATCATTGCGGCATTATCGGTAGTAAAAGCAAATTTAGGAATAAACACATTCCAATGATATTTTTCTCCATGTTCGACAAAAGCCTTCCGTAAGCCAGAATTTGCAGAAACTCCACCAGCCACAGCAACGTCACGGATATTTAGATCAAAAGCAGCTTTACGCAATTTCTCCATCAAGATTTCAATAATCGTGTTTTGCAATGAAGCGCACAGATCGTTAGTATGCCTTTGAATAAAAAATGGATCTTCTTTAAGGTGATCCCGGATTGTATACAGGAAAGATGTCTTTAACCCGCTAAAACTATAATCATAACCTTTAATTTGAGGTTTGCTAAACACAAAAGCATCTGGAGCTCCCTCTTTAGCCAATCGATCGACAACAGGCCCTCCCGGATAAGGTAAGCCCATCACTTTCGCGCACTTATCAAAAGCCTCACCAGCAGCATCATCAATTGTTTGTCCAATGATTTCCATGTCATAATAGGACTTCACCAGAACAATTTGAGAATTACCTCCAGATACAAGCAAACAAAGGAAAGGGAAAGCCGGAGGGGCGAAATCATGGTCTTTTTCCTGAATAAAATGAGCAAGAACGTGTCCCTGCAAATGATTAACATCGATTAATGGAAGATTTAGTGACAAAGCTAATCCTTTAGCAAAAGAGGTTCCGACCAATAAAGATCCCATTAAACCAGGTCCCCGTGTAAAGGCAACAGCATTTAACTGATCTGAAGTTATTCCTGCACGCTCTAAAGCTTCGTAAACCACCGGAATAATATTTTGCTGATGGGCACGTGACGCTAATTCCGGGACAACTCCTCCATAAGCCTTGTGCACATCCTGATTTGCAATAACATTCGACAATAAAATACCATCTGCAATGACAGCAGCAGAAGTATCGTCACAAGACGATTCAATACCTAAAATAATTGTTCTCATTGAAAGAATAAAATCAAACTTAAATTCACGATTCCAGAAAACAAAGGTACTGCTTTTTTCAACGCGGATGTATTTAATTAAAACTCTCCAAACTATGTATGTTAATTGCAGTGATTTATCTGTACGAATCATGATAAAATCGTATCTTTGCATAATATCAAATTAACGATTTTTGTTGACAATGAAACTCACGCCTTCTAGTAACTTTGATGACATTGCTCCACTAAATGAACAGGATATTCCAAATGCTATTCAACAATTGCTTGAAGAGCCAAAATTTGTTCGTATCCTTACCGTTTCGTTCCCTACGCTTCCCATAGAAGTTGTCAAGGCACAATTTCGCAGTATTACGACAGTCGGAGACTTTCAACAAAAAATAGCACGCCCATTTTTAAGAGACCTAGAAGCACAAACGAGCAACGGAATCTATTTGTTGGGGACAGAACAACTTTCAGTAACTCAAAATTACCTTTTCCTTTCTAATCATAGAGATATAACATTAGATGCTTCTTATTTATGTGTAAAACTATTAGAAAAAGGGTTTGATACGGTAGAAGTTGCAGTTGGTAATAATCTACTGCTTGAAAGCTGGATCGAAACCTTAGTCAGACTAAATAAAAGTTTTATCGTGCAAAGAGGGCTACGAGGCCGAGCCCAATTAGAGGCTTCCCGTCATTTGTCCGATTATATCCATTATGCAATCAAAAACAAACATCAATCAGTTTGGCTTGCACAACGGGAAGGAAGAGCCAAAGACAGTAATGACCGCACCCAGGAAAGTTTACTAAAAATGCTTGCCATGTCAGGAGATCAATCACCTGTTGAAAACTTGGCATCTCTTGCGATACGTCCTCTCATCATATCATATGAATATGATCCGTGTGATTTTCTAAAAGCGAAAGAATTACAACAAAGGAGGGATGATCCTTGTTTTCAAAAAAGCCCCAAAGACGATCTAATAAGTATGGAAACGGGGATTACCGGTTTCAAAGGAAAAGTAGTCTATAAAATTGGGAAACAACTAAGTCTTCCTGTTGATCGATTGCATGCTTTACCAAGATCAGAACAATTCAGTACCATTGCAAAGCTAATCGATCAGGAGATACATCAAAATTATCAAATTTACAACTCAAATAAAGTAGCATTTGATCAGTTGTTTCCTGATCAAAAGGTTGGAGAATACACCCTTGAAGAACAACAACAATTCGACTATTATATCCAAGCACAAATTGCAAAAATTGATTTAGAACACAAGGATGAAGCTTTTTTGAAACAAAAACTTCTGGAGATTTACGCAAATCCCTTAATTAACTATAGAGAAGCTATTAAATAATCTTTCGTCTCATGAAAAGGCTGGTAGTACTTACTGGGGCAGGAATTAGTGCAGAAAGC
The sequence above is drawn from the Microbacter margulisiae genome and encodes:
- the tsaD gene encoding tRNA (adenosine(37)-N6)-threonylcarbamoyltransferase complex transferase subunit TsaD, translated to MRTIILGIESSCDDTSAAVIADGILLSNVIANQDVHKAYGGVVPELASRAHQQNIIPVVYEALERAGITSDQLNAVAFTRGPGLMGSLLVGTSFAKGLALSLNLPLIDVNHLQGHVLAHFIQEKDHDFAPPAFPFLCLLVSGGNSQIVLVKSYYDMEIIGQTIDDAAGEAFDKCAKVMGLPYPGGPVVDRLAKEGAPDAFVFSKPQIKGYDYSFSGLKTSFLYTIRDHLKEDPFFIQRHTNDLCASLQNTIIEILMEKLRKAAFDLNIRDVAVAGGVSANSGLRKAFVEHGEKYHWNVFIPKFAFTTDNAAMIAITGYYKYLNKQFCDIDLPPFSKTTIA
- a CDS encoding acyltransferase, producing the protein MKLTPSSNFDDIAPLNEQDIPNAIQQLLEEPKFVRILTVSFPTLPIEVVKAQFRSITTVGDFQQKIARPFLRDLEAQTSNGIYLLGTEQLSVTQNYLFLSNHRDITLDASYLCVKLLEKGFDTVEVAVGNNLLLESWIETLVRLNKSFIVQRGLRGRAQLEASRHLSDYIHYAIKNKHQSVWLAQREGRAKDSNDRTQESLLKMLAMSGDQSPVENLASLAIRPLIISYEYDPCDFLKAKELQQRRDDPCFQKSPKDDLISMETGITGFKGKVVYKIGKQLSLPVDRLHALPRSEQFSTIAKLIDQEIHQNYQIYNSNKVAFDQLFPDQKVGEYTLEEQQQFDYYIQAQIAKIDLEHKDEAFLKQKLLEIYANPLINYREAIK